The nucleotide window GTTACTGCTTTTCAACAATCACGTTTATTATGAGGATTTCAGTCGAATAAACTGATGGCTGTATGAAAGATGAATCACACTCCATACAATATAAAGCACTCGGATTATAGCATTGTGCCCCTTCAGATCTGGGAGAGAGTGGAAGAACATTGGCCTGAACAACCTGGCTGCAGATTTTTCACACATTTATGGGGGTAATTAGGCTACCAAGAGTCGAAGTGTGTTCTCTGCACAGAATTTAAGGAGCAATCTGTTCTTGGGAAATCTCATGTTCCTAttggagaatccctgcagtgcagaaagaggccattcttgccattgagtctgcaccggctccccGACAGACCATcttgccctgtccccgtaaccccatgtatttacactgttaATTCCCCCTAAACCTACACTAACCTCAAGATTAGGGCGGATAGGTTTTTGTTAGGTAAAATTGTTAAGGGTTGAAGAACTAAAGAAGATATATGGAGTTAAGATATGGATCATGGACAGTCTTAATgattggcggaacaggctcaagtggctgaatggccttttcctgtgtCCCGATGAAGGGATGAATTAAGGACATCACGCAGCATTAGAAGTCATTGGATTCAGCCAGTGTTTCCCAAACTGTGGGTCGTGACCCCTGGTGAGGTATCAAGATGAGATATTGGGGTCCCGAGCTCCAAGGCAGCAATGGCTGCCGTAGAGCTGAGGCTGATTTCTGACAACTATAGAACCCCTTTAAGTTGTTGCATATTTGTCATTGGTGGTGATGGGTTTGGCCTGATGGACTTCTCTCTGAGGCCTGAATGCTGTTGCACAAAAAAATATGTTCCTGACTTTGTTTGGAGAACCACTATCTTTTCATCAGCTCCCCCTGTGCTGAGCTCCTGTTCCCCCAATCATCACCGCACACCGCTTCACCCCAACCCTCGGTCAAGAAGTAAAGCCACTTCCccctgcacctcccccccccccccccacccccccccccccccccccccccgccatatcaTACCTCTCATATCCCACAAACCTTTACTTTCTTGGCTGAGGCATTAAggagtttaacccagacaaatgcaatgtgacgcattttggaggatcaaatttaggtgtgaattatattgtaaatggcagaacccttaggaacattaaaacacagaataaagtttatttattagtcacaagtaggcttacatttgacactgcaatgaagttactgtgaaaatcccctaattgccacactctggtgcctgttcaggtgcactgagggagaatttagcatggccaatgcacctaaccagcacaccttttggactgtgggaggaaaccggagcactcagaggaaaccacgcggacacggggagaccgtgcaaactctgcacagtcacccaagctgggaattgaacccaggtccctggcgctgtgaggcagcagtgcgaaccattgtgccatcgtgctgctgaggcgatctgggcgtacaggttcacagttccctaaaagtggcaatccaggtggccaaggtgattaagaaggcgtatggcatgctttccttcattggccgcggcattgagtacaagaattggCAGATCatgtaaaaccttggttaggccgcatttggaatattgtgtgcagttctggtcaccacactaccagaagggtgtgaaaTCTTTGGAGAGagtccaaagaaggttcaccagcatgttgcctggtctcgagggcgtcggctatgaggagaggttgaataaattaggattgttttcactggaaagaccaagattgaggagagacctgatagaggtctacaaaataatgagaggcatagacaaggtggatagtcagaggctttttcctagggtggaagtgtcaattacaagggggcacaggttcaaggtgagagagggaacgtttaagggagatgttcaggggtgggtgcctggaatgcgctgccagaggaggtggtggaagcaggcatattagcaacatttaagaggcatttaaaagggtacatgaatagggagggaatagaggaatacagtacgagaaagggttttttttgtagtttagttaggggatTGTGATCAGCACAGAAttggagggcctgtttctgtgctgtactttcctttgttctaaaGTGGGGTCAACTGGGAAGAAGTTTGGGAACCACGGTGCTTGGTGGGTTGGTGCTGATACATGAGAGGTTGAAGAATCTAGAAGACCAGGCACacggtctcagaataaagggctgATCTCACcgagaactgaggtgaggggaaatttcttcaagcaaagggttgtgaatctttggaataccCCAGAGAGTCATTGACAATCATACGCtgcatatatttaaggctgagataagaTAGATTTTTGGCATCAGAGAGGATCAAGCGATGTGGGGAGTGGACGGGAACATGCAGTTGAGGCCATAattgtactgaatggtggagcaggctcgatgggcccttGATCTACTCCTGTCCCTATGTTCTTATTAAATAAATCTAGTTACAATGGTGACATCCTTCAAATAAGCAAATCGTAACCCAGTCACCATTCAAAGATAAATGCAATATAACTCAAGGATTACTTTGTCTAGGTGTCGGAGACTCCCAGATGATTGTAAATGTGAAAGTTGATTAGCAACAAGTGGGAAGGAGAAATCTTCCCTCTTTAACCTTGTGCTTGCTATTTTTGGTGTTAGCGGACAAATGCACATTGTGCTTTTTTTGCTACTGCCTATTTTATGCAAGTGTGGCCCCATCGAAAATAAGTAGAAAACTGTCTACCATTCGCAGTCAACAAAAGGAAAGTGGCCTGAGTACATCAAAGTGTTTGTCTTCGGCAAACTCACACAATCATGTGTCCCAAACGAGAGAGGGGGAAACCACAAACTGCAAAAGATCACGGGCAGGAAGTAAACTTTTAAATTGACCCTGTGTGGCCATTGGGAAACTCCGTGTCTTCTGAAGTTGAAGCCTCCTTTTCAGGactcatggaatgttccagactGTTCTTCCTGGCAGGTAATATCATGGGGTCGAGCCCTCGAAAGTTGGGCCCTGTGCTCTGTGGCAGTGTCTGCTGTTGGGTCAGAAATTTGTCAATGAGGTTGATTTCTGAATCTCGTTTCTCTATCTCCTGGTACGGGGTCCATgacatgtcatgttgcagcttgtaCGCACCGAGGAATTCATGCGGGCAGCTCTGCCCCCACTCCTAATGTGA belongs to Mustelus asterias chromosome 22, sMusAst1.hap1.1, whole genome shotgun sequence and includes:
- the c22h1orf50 gene encoding uncharacterized protein C1orf50 homolog isoform X2; the protein is MSQKNPENGAANKSKVALVESSANPAGLQLVSTYQTNRVGDPLDVVALAEQIKKVLEEAKRDADLHHVACNVVKKPGTVYFMYRRETGQQYFSILSPKEWGQSCPHEFLGAYKLQHDMSWTPYQEIEKRDSEINLIDKFLTQQQTLPQSTGPNFRGLDPMILPARKNSLEHSMSPEKEASTSEDTEFPNGHTGSI